A region of Thermococcus argininiproducens DNA encodes the following proteins:
- a CDS encoding HVO_0476 family zinc finger protein, translated as MEEYFICPECGSEEVEVIKERGRELTLRCLECSYVWQITLSKTIKVPVIVSKHERSFKRTAELPADEEIRIGDIVELDDDEIRITGIELEDNKRVEKAEIKEVKVLWGESLTYPKVIGVSIYFPKGITQSFKVKVNREDEFAVGEVLEVGGQTFRIEKIKIEGKMLRYGKAKADEIVRIMGRPIRGKASRSLKIYKGYGRE; from the coding sequence ATGGAAGAGTATTTTATTTGTCCTGAATGTGGAAGTGAGGAAGTTGAAGTAATTAAAGAGCGAGGGAGGGAATTAACCCTTAGATGTCTTGAGTGTTCTTATGTATGGCAAATAACGCTAAGTAAGACAATTAAAGTACCTGTAATAGTGAGCAAACATGAAAGAAGCTTTAAGAGAACTGCGGAACTGCCGGCTGATGAAGAAATAAGAATTGGGGATATAGTAGAGCTTGATGATGACGAGATTAGAATAACAGGTATTGAGCTTGAGGATAACAAGAGAGTTGAAAAAGCAGAAATAAAAGAAGTAAAGGTACTATGGGGGGAGAGTTTGACCTATCCTAAGGTTATTGGAGTCTCGATATACTTCCCTAAAGGCATTACACAGTCATTTAAAGTTAAGGTTAATAGGGAAGATGAATTTGCAGTAGGAGAAGTGCTTGAAGTTGGTGGACAGACTTTTAGGATAGAGAAGATAAAGATTGAAGGCAAAATGCTTAGATATGGGAAGGCAAAGGCAGATGAAATTGTTAGAATAATGGGACGGCCAATAAGGGGTAAAGCAAGCAGAAGCTTGAAGATCTATAAAGGGTATGGAAGAGAGTGA
- a CDS encoding helix-turn-helix transcriptional regulator produces the protein MPIIKNKKPTRRKSALILILFIFLFSKFVTSQSEYEYTINSYLLYFDIVDELKVKETIEVIISPNAPLSRYTFYSEYSIENPEAIIEINGKTQIANVSVSKIVGEINAIYIEFPEVSPGDQLKIRISFYSEGMLQTINGKKQFSYYVKFNQPVGYFYARLYIPKGYAILSPIVPSPDKVESSGNALVLEWKKQEVRPGEEFYFITGFSGEVSNEFPLLYFVVPVLIAFVGGFLAGILYKGKEKSTVDLRSDEEKVIGILREGPMYQSELVKRLGFSKAKVSLLLKDMEKKGLIERIKEGRTYLVKLKEM, from the coding sequence ATGCCCATTATTAAAAATAAAAAACCCACAAGAAGGAAGTCAGCTTTAATATTAATTTTGTTCATCTTCCTATTTTCGAAATTTGTGACTTCACAATCTGAGTATGAATACACAATAAATAGTTATCTTCTTTATTTTGATATAGTGGATGAATTAAAGGTTAAGGAGACAATAGAAGTCATCATCTCTCCAAACGCTCCTCTTTCTAGATATACATTTTATTCAGAGTATTCAATTGAAAATCCTGAGGCTATAATTGAGATAAATGGAAAAACTCAAATAGCAAATGTTAGTGTGTCCAAAATTGTAGGAGAGATAAATGCAATTTATATTGAGTTCCCAGAAGTTTCCCCTGGCGATCAGTTAAAAATACGAATAAGCTTTTATTCAGAAGGAATGCTTCAGACGATCAATGGTAAAAAACAGTTTTCATATTATGTGAAATTCAATCAACCCGTAGGATACTTTTATGCGAGGTTGTATATTCCTAAGGGGTATGCAATTCTTTCTCCTATTGTCCCATCTCCTGACAAAGTTGAAAGCAGTGGGAATGCATTAGTATTAGAGTGGAAAAAACAGGAAGTTCGACCAGGGGAGGAATTTTATTTTATCACTGGCTTTTCCGGGGAGGTAAGTAATGAATTTCCACTGCTCTACTTTGTGGTTCCTGTCTTAATAGCGTTTGTTGGAGGTTTTCTCGCAGGAATTCTCTACAAAGGAAAGGAAAAGAGTACAGTTGATCTAAGATCAGATGAAGAAAAGGTGATTGGGATTCTCAGAGAGGGCCCGATGTATCAGAGTGAGCTTGTTAAGAGACTGGGCTTCTCAAAGGCAAAAGTCAGTCTTTTGTTAAAAGATATGGAGAAAAAAGGACTGATAGAAAGAATTAAGGAAGGGAGAACTTATCTTGTTAAACTAAAAGAAATGTGA
- a CDS encoding phosphoadenosine phosphosulfate reductase family protein, with amino-acid sequence MRKGPVFLGKAHIHWCEECNVPLISEKCDIHGRGFRLDLTPPADVRFAFKKDIEFIKREFKQHYGVDISDIIDGKILLLNKTPGEDDVYEIIFDGYIFGWLRFDPLELKWKPGLKVEGAMALWKHFGKKMKKWVIVDKGAKNPIKKGANVLPVGVIEAESSIKIGDDVIVVSEDGEVIATGIAKKPYEKLIDKEERGTGIKTRHQKIVNYREGKTAEMENVIVANKSALENKVNEARRFMRRTVRNINRPIAVAFSGGKDSLAVLGLMLEEFGEDFAIFFNNTGIEFPETIEYIEKIKRKLEGKKIKFIVADAKDAFWSAMSVFSPPGRDYRWCCKVTKLGPITLTIKRYYPNGVLMFVGQRKYESMQRYKQPRVWRNPWVPNEIGASPIFHWNALEVWLYIFSRNLEYNPLYENRLDRIGCFMCPSSSLAEFQTLKEEKRELWEKWEKELKKWKERFGMPEEWITHGFWRWKELTKGQKAVARELGVKIPEKRSWEPIRYSIERENETVILKINTKILLGRIREVAPILGEVTEEKGCIRVDEMVFTEREVKVKNENEALQAYYLIKRAYECVGCGVCVGKCPENALSINTYTRKIEVDWERCIHCRECMEVCPLLKIKNPQEGSQL; translated from the coding sequence ATGAGAAAAGGTCCAGTCTTCTTGGGTAAGGCTCACATTCATTGGTGTGAAGAGTGTAATGTCCCATTAATAAGTGAGAAGTGTGACATTCATGGTAGAGGGTTTAGGTTAGATCTTACACCACCGGCAGACGTTAGATTTGCTTTTAAAAAAGATATAGAGTTCATTAAACGAGAGTTTAAGCAACACTATGGTGTGGATATAAGTGACATAATTGATGGAAAAATACTTCTTCTTAACAAAACTCCGGGAGAAGATGATGTGTATGAGATAATTTTTGATGGATATATCTTTGGATGGCTTCGATTTGATCCATTGGAGCTTAAGTGGAAACCTGGACTTAAAGTTGAAGGAGCAATGGCTCTCTGGAAACATTTTGGAAAGAAAATGAAAAAATGGGTTATTGTGGATAAGGGTGCGAAGAATCCAATAAAAAAAGGTGCAAATGTTCTTCCAGTGGGGGTTATTGAAGCAGAGAGCAGTATTAAGATTGGAGATGATGTGATTGTAGTTAGTGAGGATGGAGAGGTAATCGCAACAGGAATTGCAAAGAAACCCTATGAAAAGCTGATCGATAAGGAAGAGAGGGGTACGGGAATAAAAACAAGGCATCAAAAGATCGTTAACTATAGAGAAGGCAAAACGGCAGAAATGGAAAATGTGATAGTGGCCAACAAATCTGCCTTGGAAAACAAGGTCAATGAGGCTAGGCGATTTATGCGAAGGACTGTTAGGAATATAAATAGGCCAATAGCAGTCGCTTTTAGTGGCGGTAAGGACAGCTTGGCAGTCCTGGGTCTCATGCTTGAAGAATTTGGTGAAGACTTCGCTATTTTCTTCAATAATACTGGGATAGAATTCCCCGAAACTATTGAGTATATAGAAAAGATAAAGAGAAAGTTAGAAGGAAAGAAAATAAAGTTTATCGTTGCAGATGCAAAGGATGCTTTTTGGTCTGCTATGAGTGTTTTTTCGCCCCCTGGAAGGGATTATCGGTGGTGTTGTAAGGTTACAAAACTAGGTCCAATAACCCTTACAATAAAGAGATATTACCCTAATGGAGTACTGATGTTTGTAGGGCAGAGGAAATATGAGAGTATGCAACGTTATAAACAACCTAGAGTCTGGAGAAATCCGTGGGTACCAAATGAAATTGGAGCATCCCCTATATTTCACTGGAATGCTCTTGAGGTCTGGCTTTACATATTCTCACGTAACTTAGAATACAATCCACTGTATGAAAACAGGCTGGATAGAATTGGTTGCTTCATGTGCCCAAGTTCATCTCTGGCCGAATTTCAGACTTTAAAAGAAGAAAAACGGGAACTCTGGGAAAAGTGGGAAAAAGAATTGAAAAAATGGAAAGAACGGTTTGGAATGCCAGAAGAGTGGATAACACATGGATTCTGGAGATGGAAAGAACTTACTAAGGGGCAAAAAGCTGTTGCAAGAGAACTTGGGGTTAAGATCCCGGAAAAAAGGAGCTGGGAACCAATAAGATATAGTATAGAACGAGAGAATGAGACAGTTATCCTTAAAATTAACACTAAGATTCTCCTTGGTAGGATAAGGGAAGTTGCGCCAATACTTGGAGAAGTGACTGAAGAAAAAGGCTGCATAAGAGTTGATGAAATGGTTTTTACAGAGAGGGAGGTTAAGGTAAAGAATGAAAATGAGGCTCTACAAGCGTACTACCTAATAAAGAGGGCTTATGAATGTGTTGGCTGTGGTGTATGTGTTGGAAAATGTCCAGAAAATGCTTTAAGCATAAATACATATACAAGAAAGATAGAAGTCGACTGGGAAAGATGTATTCACTGTCGGGAGTGTATGGAGGTATGCCCATTATTAAAAATAAAAAACCCACAAGAAGGAAGTCAGCTTTAA
- a CDS encoding DUF4139 domain-containing protein gives MKRKVIGGILLSFIILAMVIFHQTRAEEDQTSIALYDSARIGVVEKTLQVELKEGINEVPLDVLEGLNVEEVTLKPLDEKVKVLGIISKELKGKDLIEANIGKEITIKLKSGETISGKFLGYKDGKLAIQGNAYYLVEPDEVAYMKMASLGEESKSNVYAIINAEEEGKYFFKLIYRVGEIGWNSRYKLYLSDKAVLYGYILIDNPTNKSFENTEVLLVSGEVQFYQPPQVIVERYYVAEAAIGKEVPQEPIQQTKIEAFYLYKLGTVDIGAFEKKMIPYIYQESEYTKEYLYESYPYGGNQDIYEIVSLKTKEVLPRGIVEIYKELEDKNVLIGEQMIDHTPKGDILRLKLGRDIDLKGKTEVLEERHGERYGYYKIRVTVENFGEESKEVIVRHYKWRGKILESSVSPVSETANYVEFKITVNPGEKKEIIFEYEVNY, from the coding sequence ATGAAACGAAAAGTTATTGGAGGAATTCTGTTGAGTTTTATCATTTTGGCCATGGTGATTTTCCACCAAACACGTGCAGAGGAAGATCAGACAAGCATTGCTCTTTATGATTCTGCAAGAATTGGGGTTGTAGAAAAAACACTTCAAGTAGAACTTAAGGAAGGGATAAACGAAGTCCCATTAGATGTTTTGGAAGGACTTAACGTTGAGGAGGTTACTTTAAAGCCTCTTGATGAGAAAGTGAAAGTTCTTGGGATTATAAGTAAGGAACTGAAAGGAAAAGACCTGATTGAGGCCAACATTGGAAAAGAGATAACAATAAAGCTTAAAAGTGGAGAAACAATAAGTGGAAAATTTTTGGGATATAAAGATGGTAAACTAGCGATTCAAGGAAATGCATACTATTTAGTAGAACCAGATGAAGTGGCATATATGAAAATGGCCTCCCTCGGAGAAGAGAGCAAATCAAACGTCTATGCAATAATAAACGCTGAAGAGGAAGGAAAATACTTCTTCAAGCTCATTTACAGAGTGGGGGAAATTGGTTGGAATTCAAGGTATAAGCTTTACCTAAGCGATAAGGCAGTTCTCTATGGGTATATTCTAATTGACAATCCTACAAACAAAAGTTTTGAAAACACCGAAGTGCTTTTGGTATCTGGAGAGGTCCAGTTTTATCAGCCTCCACAGGTGATTGTTGAGAGGTACTACGTAGCAGAGGCAGCAATAGGAAAGGAAGTACCTCAAGAGCCAATCCAGCAGACAAAAATAGAAGCTTTCTATCTTTACAAACTAGGTACAGTTGATATAGGGGCTTTTGAGAAAAAGATGATTCCTTATATTTACCAGGAAAGCGAGTATACCAAGGAATATCTTTATGAGAGCTATCCTTATGGTGGTAATCAAGACATCTACGAAATCGTATCTCTAAAAACTAAAGAAGTCCTTCCTAGAGGTATTGTAGAAATATATAAAGAACTGGAAGACAAAAACGTTCTGATTGGGGAGCAGATGATAGACCACACACCAAAAGGCGATATTTTGAGACTTAAACTCGGTAGAGACATCGACTTAAAAGGTAAAACAGAGGTTCTAGAAGAAAGACATGGAGAGCGTTATGGATATTATAAGATCAGAGTTACAGTGGAAAACTTTGGAGAAGAGAGTAAAGAGGTAATTGTGAGACATTACAAGTGGCGTGGAAAAATACTTGAAAGCTCTGTAAGTCCAGTAAGTGAAACAGCCAACTACGTAGAGTTCAAAATAACAGTTAATCCAGGAGAAAAGAAGGAGATAATCTTTGAATACGAGGTTAACTATTAA
- a CDS encoding acetate--CoA ligase family protein produces MDRVAKAREIIEKAKAENRALVEPEAKEILQLYGVPVPDFKVATNEEEAVQFAREIGYPVVMKIVSPQIIHKSDAGGVKVNIKNDDEAREAFRTIMENAKNYKPDADLWGVIVYKMLPLGKEVIVGMIRDPQFGPAIMFGLGGIFVEILKDVSFRVAPISKDEALEMIKEIKAYPILAGARGEKPVNIEGLAEIITKVGELALELPEIKELDINPIFAYEDSAVAVDARMLL; encoded by the coding sequence ATGGATAGAGTTGCAAAAGCTAGAGAAATAATCGAAAAGGCAAAGGCTGAGAATAGAGCACTAGTGGAACCAGAGGCAAAGGAGATTCTCCAACTATATGGTGTTCCTGTTCCCGACTTTAAAGTCGCTACAAATGAAGAAGAGGCCGTGCAATTTGCAAGGGAAATTGGCTATCCTGTTGTTATGAAAATTGTCTCTCCTCAGATCATCCACAAGAGTGATGCTGGTGGTGTTAAAGTTAACATAAAGAATGATGATGAAGCCAGAGAGGCTTTCAGAACCATCATGGAAAATGCCAAGAACTACAAACCAGATGCAGACCTCTGGGGAGTAATTGTTTATAAGATGCTCCCACTTGGAAAAGAAGTCATTGTTGGTATGATACGAGATCCACAATTTGGCCCCGCAATAATGTTTGGTCTTGGTGGAATCTTTGTCGAGATCCTCAAAGATGTCAGCTTTAGAGTTGCACCAATAAGTAAGGATGAAGCCCTTGAAATGATAAAAGAAATCAAAGCATACCCAATACTTGCTGGAGCAAGAGGTGAAAAACCAGTCAACATTGAAGGTCTTGCTGAAATTATTACAAAGGTTGGAGAACTTGCTCTCGAGCTTCCCGAGATCAAAGAGTTGGATATCAACCCAATATTTGCCTACGAGGACAGTGCAGTTGCAGTTGACGCAAGAATGCTTCTTTGA
- a CDS encoding GTP cyclohydrolase IV: MFETQEEIPEIRERLHRVGITNLRTIARINWKGKLYTFIPTFEITIDVPEEKKGIHMSRLVESITETMSEAVEEEVKEAHTSLEELGLAIIHRLEQKHPHKRAEIWVKTQLIMERQTPASKKVSLEAYDVEVGVIKELKNVEKVLKVTVIGNTACPHAMANNQGKTHIQRAIATLEIRTNYGEEIALEDMIDLVESSFSSPTYTLLKTIDENAVVQNMYSNPKFVEDVAREIIFKAKQKFKGRIHVKVVSHESIHRHDVIAETWY, encoded by the coding sequence ATGTTCGAAACTCAAGAAGAAATCCCTGAAATTAGGGAGAGACTTCATAGGGTGGGCATAACTAACTTGCGAACAATTGCGAGGATAAACTGGAAAGGAAAACTTTACACATTCATCCCAACGTTTGAAATAACTATAGATGTGCCTGAGGAGAAGAAGGGTATCCATATGAGCCGCCTTGTTGAAAGCATCACCGAAACAATGAGTGAGGCGGTAGAGGAAGAAGTAAAAGAAGCACACACTTCATTAGAGGAACTTGGACTTGCCATAATTCACCGTTTGGAACAAAAACATCCTCACAAAAGGGCTGAGATATGGGTTAAGACTCAATTAATCATGGAAAGACAAACTCCTGCGAGTAAGAAGGTGAGTCTTGAAGCTTATGATGTTGAAGTGGGGGTAATAAAGGAGCTCAAAAATGTGGAAAAAGTCTTAAAAGTGACAGTAATTGGTAATACTGCTTGTCCTCATGCCATGGCAAATAACCAAGGAAAAACACATATCCAAAGAGCAATTGCAACTTTAGAGATAAGAACTAATTATGGAGAGGAGATAGCGCTGGAAGATATGATAGACCTTGTAGAGAGCTCTTTCAGTTCCCCAACTTACACATTGTTAAAAACAATCGATGAGAATGCAGTGGTTCAGAACATGTACTCTAACCCAAAATTCGTGGAAGATGTGGCTAGAGAGATCATTTTCAAGGCAAAACAAAAGTTTAAAGGAAGGATCCACGTAAAGGTCGTAAGTCACGAGAGTATTCATCGACATGATGTAATTGCAGAAACTTGGTATTAA
- a CDS encoding DUF4129 domain-containing protein, producing the protein MRRILPFVLILLLFAVLFRATVEHGQSSFNIEILYLAWAAFFFGILGYAVWFLFEKGVPIMPVKKQRKTKGDYLRELLIILAIVIALRALFSKKIEAYRGVRAPVIKYPKFHFFNDTFTVTYEPLPDYAYFAPLFVFIVIIMFLFLQQRKKPQKMEIAKFDPEVTFESIEGSPEERIIKMYKNVVAGLIKRGYPYQKSWTHWEHEDKLRDIFEDLEDLDKITRVFEKAKYGYKLSKEEIEIAKESYENLMRFLR; encoded by the coding sequence ATGAGACGGATACTGCCGTTTGTGTTAATATTACTTCTTTTTGCCGTGTTATTCAGGGCTACTGTGGAACATGGACAAAGCTCGTTTAATATTGAGATTTTGTACCTTGCATGGGCCGCCTTCTTTTTTGGGATTCTCGGATATGCAGTATGGTTTCTCTTTGAAAAAGGAGTTCCAATAATGCCAGTAAAAAAGCAGAGAAAGACTAAAGGAGACTACTTGAGAGAGCTCCTTATAATCCTTGCGATTGTTATTGCTCTTAGAGCACTTTTCAGCAAAAAGATAGAAGCTTATAGGGGAGTGAGGGCCCCCGTAATAAAGTACCCAAAATTCCACTTCTTTAATGATACATTTACAGTAACTTATGAACCTCTTCCAGATTATGCATATTTTGCTCCACTTTTCGTGTTTATCGTTATCATAATGTTTCTTTTTTTACAACAAAGAAAAAAACCGCAAAAAATGGAGATTGCTAAGTTTGATCCTGAAGTAACTTTTGAATCAATTGAAGGAAGTCCTGAGGAAAGAATAATTAAAATGTACAAAAATGTTGTTGCAGGCCTCATAAAAAGAGGGTACCCTTATCAGAAAAGTTGGACTCATTGGGAGCATGAGGATAAATTAAGGGACATTTTTGAAGATTTGGAGGATCTGGATAAGATCACAAGAGTATTTGAAAAAGCAAAGTATGGTTACAAACTTAGCAAAGAAGAAATCGAAATTGCTAAGGAGAGCTATGAAAACCTGATGCGATTCTTGAGATAA
- a CDS encoding DUF1699 family protein, which translates to MKVEIKARNNEELLRKIDEMLSRDATEVYINLRPTKIILVKILEKAPNVKVIKCPPSLYPKVSKKIVKALSQMGIELVPANHSRGRPKKYDVSTLKLIEELIKKGKTPKEISEELGIPLRTVYYIINGR; encoded by the coding sequence ATGAAGGTAGAGATAAAAGCGAGAAATAATGAAGAGTTATTGAGAAAGATAGATGAGATGCTAAGTAGAGATGCAACTGAAGTTTACATAAATCTCAGACCAACCAAGATAATCCTAGTGAAGATATTAGAAAAGGCCCCTAACGTGAAAGTAATTAAGTGCCCTCCAAGTCTTTATCCAAAAGTCTCTAAAAAGATTGTAAAGGCTCTCAGCCAAATGGGTATAGAGTTAGTTCCAGCAAATCATTCCCGAGGACGACCCAAAAAGTATGATGTTAGTACTTTGAAATTAATTGAAGAGTTGATAAAAAAAGGAAAGACTCCAAAAGAGATAAGTGAAGAGCTGGGTATTCCGTTAAGAACAGTTTACTACATAATTAATGGGCGATAA
- a CDS encoding DUF530 family protein, translated as MTTTEELIAQINRALDDIKINMSRLFENFDPLYLAFNLNRNLTILKDFEDELSRRVGDTHSYTGAPSKRERDPHIRRIFLRNHYRMLTLERLRTAITGHKIALATIASHYTFYRGKKEVDVRNITNKKELEELKVVEKPIKLGRLEILPYLAYSGDVLKILGQQDNKVRDTFKEIKAKLKEKGQVRKKGIRIEVEYWQGGRLKKERLELPIDADIDSELRKRFGKKYRWRVLSYVKTKGVLINSHYTVDNIALAYASCYPSKGVEFLALDFFRYYYITSEKEREAISIYPQMKPCIDCHYSIFDAPFMNEPEFRTGFGSMLIIKKCEIEKLLSGKRSEISNIPNYLLGGVVLYGISSFDEKKISNLLGIDENDLREAIEKFVLSGLHMSLFEDTSKFERFMPKSDKAKQFLELLQG; from the coding sequence ATGACTACGACGGAGGAACTTATAGCTCAGATTAATAGGGCTTTGGATGACATAAAGATAAACATGAGTAGGTTATTTGAGAATTTCGATCCCCTCTATTTAGCTTTTAATTTAAATAGAAATCTAACAATCCTCAAAGATTTTGAGGACGAACTTTCCCGTAGAGTAGGTGATACCCACTCCTACACTGGAGCACCAAGCAAGCGAGAAAGAGATCCACACATTCGTAGGATCTTTCTAAGAAATCATTATCGGATGCTTACTCTTGAAAGACTCAGGACTGCCATAACCGGACATAAAATTGCCCTTGCTACAATAGCCTCTCATTATACCTTTTACAGGGGCAAAAAAGAGGTGGACGTCAGAAATATCACGAACAAAAAAGAATTGGAAGAATTAAAGGTGGTTGAGAAGCCTATAAAGCTTGGGAGACTTGAGATTCTACCGTATCTTGCTTATTCAGGAGACGTGCTTAAGATTCTTGGCCAACAGGATAACAAAGTGAGAGACACTTTTAAAGAAATAAAGGCAAAACTTAAAGAGAAGGGCCAAGTTAGGAAAAAAGGAATAAGAATAGAAGTAGAGTATTGGCAAGGAGGCAGGCTGAAGAAAGAGCGTTTAGAGTTGCCCATAGATGCAGACATAGACAGTGAACTGAGAAAGAGATTTGGAAAGAAATATAGGTGGAGAGTTTTAAGTTACGTCAAGACTAAAGGGGTTTTAATTAACAGTCATTATACTGTTGATAACATTGCATTAGCATATGCTTCTTGTTATCCAAGCAAAGGAGTTGAATTTCTTGCTCTTGACTTTTTCAGATACTATTATATTACATCCGAGAAAGAGAGAGAAGCTATTAGCATATATCCGCAGATGAAGCCATGTATTGACTGTCACTATTCAATTTTCGATGCTCCCTTCATGAACGAACCGGAATTTAGGACAGGATTTGGAAGCATGTTAATCATCAAAAAATGCGAGATTGAAAAGCTCTTAAGTGGGAAAAGAAGTGAAATATCAAACATCCCGAATTATCTTCTGGGGGGAGTTGTACTTTACGGTATTAGTTCATTTGATGAGAAAAAAATCAGTAACCTCCTTGGAATTGATGAAAACGACTTGAGAGAGGCTATAGAAAAGTTTGTACTTTCTGGACTTCATATGTCCCTTTTTGAGGATACAAGTAAATTTGAGAGATTCATGCCTAAGAGTGATAAGGCGAAACAGTTTTTGGAGTTGCTCCAAGGGTGA
- a CDS encoding DNA topoisomerase IV subunit A, producing MLKREKPKERFSYDPKKVLKQLENFGKRVLEEIVAGRNPFIDVPTRGLSNVYFDERDRLIKMGNKTSRRYLFHVAHARKFMQTLLIAAYIKRLVSEGKHASLREAYYANKHTIPGTKENTFEDQSESDPVIEDLERMFGVLREEMHITADRRGYIYGDIVIRDGEDEFNASKLGMGGWAVPGTVEHIEFPEINVDYVLVVETAAMADRLIEEKYPKKEKALVVATQGQASRGVRRLIHRLHYEEGLPIIVFTDGDPYGWYIYSTIKQGSINLAYLSEKLATPEAKFVGMTMDDIKQYGLENVTEKLKGIPPNKKGGPTGDYKRIIEEMNYPWFQNKEWQRQLKLALNWGVRIEQQALANKSLEFVAREYLPEKIDKEELLP from the coding sequence ATGCTTAAACGCGAGAAACCAAAAGAGAGGTTTAGCTATGATCCTAAGAAAGTCCTCAAACAGCTTGAGAATTTTGGAAAAAGAGTACTCGAAGAAATAGTTGCAGGAAGGAATCCATTCATAGACGTTCCTACTAGAGGACTTAGTAATGTATACTTTGATGAAAGAGATCGTTTGATTAAAATGGGGAATAAAACGTCAAGAAGATATCTCTTTCACGTAGCACATGCAAGAAAGTTTATGCAGACTCTTTTAATAGCAGCTTACATAAAAAGACTCGTAAGTGAGGGTAAACACGCGAGCTTGAGAGAAGCCTATTATGCAAACAAGCACACCATTCCTGGAACTAAAGAAAATACATTTGAAGATCAGAGTGAAAGTGATCCTGTTATAGAAGATTTAGAGAGAATGTTTGGAGTTCTTAGAGAAGAAATGCACATAACAGCAGATAGAAGAGGCTACATTTATGGAGACATAGTTATTAGGGACGGAGAAGACGAGTTTAATGCCTCGAAGCTTGGTATGGGTGGATGGGCAGTCCCTGGGACTGTTGAGCACATAGAATTTCCGGAGATTAATGTTGATTATGTACTTGTAGTAGAGACAGCAGCTATGGCAGATAGGCTAATTGAAGAAAAATATCCAAAGAAGGAGAAGGCCCTAGTGGTTGCAACTCAAGGACAGGCTTCTCGTGGTGTCAGGCGTTTAATTCATAGACTTCACTACGAAGAAGGACTTCCAATAATTGTTTTCACCGATGGTGACCCTTACGGATGGTACATCTACTCCACAATAAAGCAAGGGTCAATAAATCTTGCTTATCTTAGCGAAAAGCTTGCCACTCCCGAAGCAAAATTTGTAGGAATGACTATGGATGACATAAAGCAGTATGGTCTTGAAAACGTCACAGAGAAGCTCAAAGGGATTCCACCTAATAAGAAAGGTGGACCAACTGGAGATTATAAACGTATCATAGAAGAAATGAATTATCCTTGGTTCCAGAACAAGGAATGGCAAAGGCAACTTAAATTGGCCCTTAATTGGGGAGTGAGAATTGAACAACAAGCTCTAGCCAATAAGAGTTTAGAATTTGTTGCTAGGGAATACCTCCCAGAGAAAATTGATAAAGAGGAGTTACTTCCATGA